In Caldilineales bacterium, one genomic interval encodes:
- a CDS encoding SDR family oxidoreductase has translation MKIALFGATGGAGQQIIAQALESGHVIQALVRDPARLSHQNPNLSLITGDVLDPAAVAQTLAGTDAAIVSLGNTANNPDWIVSNGTQVIIEAMKQRGPRRLIVISSLGVGDSKDQVPFAFKMLMKTVIKKPMEDKERQEQIVRASGLDWTIIRPGGLTNGPRTGNYRSGLDPKISAGQVSRADVAAFTLRQLDDTAFLHQAPAIT, from the coding sequence ATGAAAATCGCTCTTTTTGGCGCCACCGGTGGCGCCGGCCAGCAGATCATCGCCCAGGCCCTCGAGTCAGGCCATGTGATCCAGGCCCTTGTCCGCGACCCCGCCCGCCTCTCCCACCAGAATCCCAATCTTAGCCTGATCACCGGCGATGTCCTCGACCCCGCGGCGGTGGCCCAAACCCTGGCCGGGACCGATGCTGCCATCGTCAGCTTGGGCAACACCGCCAACAACCCCGATTGGATCGTCTCCAACGGCACGCAAGTCATCATCGAGGCCATGAAACAGCGCGGGCCACGGCGGCTGATCGTCATCTCCTCGCTCGGAGTCGGCGACAGCAAAGACCAGGTGCCCTTTGCCTTCAAGATGCTGATGAAGACCGTGATCAAGAAACCGATGGAGGACAAAGAGCGCCAGGAACAGATCGTGCGCGCCAGCGGCCTCGATTGGACCATCATCCGGCCAGGCGGCCTGACCAACGGCCCCCGCACCGGCAACTATCGCTCTGGCCTCGACCCTAAGATCAGCGCCGGCCAGGTCAGCCGCGCCGACGTGGCCGCCTTCACCCTGCGCCAACTCGACGACACCGCCTTCCTACACCAGGCCCCCGCCATCACATGA
- a CDS encoding tryptophan-rich sensory protein encodes MSTSRRHLPLLNILAFILTLVVNFLSSAGVLNNRTTQEISDSLPSFFTPAGFTFAVWGVIYLGLAAFVVYQALPGQRNNPYLQRIGWWFVISSLANIAWIFAWHWGLYVLTVPAMLLLLVSLLIIYTRLGVGLPASARPYPVSRADRWLIDTPFGLYAAWITVANIANIATTLVSLNWGGFGISGPVWAAIMILVAAVVATLVLIKRTDFAFAGVILWALFGIWSKQGGETIIAIAAIIAFVVVAIAAVLGWRRSHR; translated from the coding sequence ATGTCCACCTCACGGCGCCACCTGCCCCTCCTCAACATCCTCGCTTTCATCCTCACCCTTGTCGTCAACTTCCTCTCCAGCGCGGGCGTGCTGAACAACCGCACCACCCAGGAAATCTCGGATTCGCTGCCCTCGTTCTTCACCCCGGCCGGTTTCACCTTCGCCGTCTGGGGCGTGATCTACCTGGGTCTGGCTGCCTTCGTCGTCTACCAGGCGCTGCCCGGCCAGCGTAACAACCCCTATCTCCAGCGCATCGGCTGGTGGTTCGTCATCAGCTCGCTGGCCAACATCGCCTGGATCTTCGCCTGGCACTGGGGCCTGTATGTGCTGACCGTGCCCGCCATGCTGCTGTTGTTGGTCTCGCTTCTGATCATCTACACCCGTCTCGGCGTTGGCCTACCCGCCTCGGCCCGGCCCTACCCCGTCAGCCGCGCCGACCGCTGGCTGATCGACACACCCTTCGGCCTCTACGCCGCCTGGATCACCGTCGCCAACATCGCCAACATCGCCACCACGCTCGTCTCGCTAAACTGGGGCGGCTTTGGCATCTCCGGTCCCGTCTGGGCGGCGATCATGATCCTGGTGGCGGCCGTCGTCGCCACCCTAGTGCTGATCAAGCGCACCGACTTCGCCTTCGCCGGCGTCATCCTTTGGGCGCTGTTCGGCATCTGGAGCAAGCAGGGCGGCGAGACGATCATCGCCATCGCCGCCATCATCGCCTTCGTCGTCGTCGCCATCGCCGCCGTCCTCGGCTGGCGTCGCTCGCATCGCTAA
- a CDS encoding thioesterase family protein, with translation MPLVHERTFRIRHYECDPFGHVNHAHYLRYMQETAFDASAAAGYDIARYEAMGRMWWVHETDITYHRPLGYGDSAVVRTWVADFGRVRSRRAYEVRHAGSGELAAEALTDWVFLDRARQRPQPIPAELIAAFFPDGDAVPQPSREPFPTAPPPPPGVFRTRRTIEFRDLDMAGHVNNANYMTYFEACSMAVGAAYGWTPARMLAAGFGIFARRYRIEYLQQAQMGDEIEMATWVSDARRATAVRHYMMTRVADGALLARAHTLWAWVDVHTGRPTRIPDDFRADFGPNIVS, from the coding sequence ATGCCACTCGTCCACGAACGCACCTTCCGCATCCGCCACTACGAATGCGACCCATTCGGGCATGTCAACCATGCCCACTACCTGCGTTACATGCAGGAGACGGCCTTCGACGCCTCGGCTGCGGCAGGCTACGACATCGCCCGCTATGAGGCGATGGGACGGATGTGGTGGGTACACGAGACCGACATCACCTACCACCGGCCGTTGGGCTATGGCGATAGCGCCGTGGTGCGCACCTGGGTGGCCGACTTTGGCCGCGTGCGCTCGCGCCGCGCCTACGAAGTACGTCATGCCGGCAGCGGCGAGCTTGCGGCCGAGGCCCTGACCGACTGGGTTTTCCTCGACCGGGCCAGGCAACGCCCGCAGCCCATCCCCGCCGAACTCATCGCCGCCTTCTTCCCTGATGGCGATGCTGTCCCGCAACCGTCTCGCGAGCCGTTTCCCACGGCGCCGCCGCCCCCGCCCGGCGTCTTCCGCACCCGCCGCACGATCGAGTTCCGCGACCTGGACATGGCCGGGCATGTCAATAATGCCAACTACATGACCTATTTCGAGGCATGCAGCATGGCGGTGGGCGCGGCCTACGGCTGGACGCCCGCCCGGATGCTGGCAGCCGGCTTTGGCATCTTCGCCCGCCGCTACCGCATCGAATATCTGCAACAGGCGCAGATGGGCGACGAGATCGAGATGGCGACCTGGGTTTCGGACGCCCGCCGGGCTACGGCCGTCCGCCACTACATGATGACGCGCGTTGCCGATGGCGCCCTGCTGGCCCGCGCCCATACCCTGTGGGCCTGGGTCGATGTCCACACCGGCCGACCCACCCGCATTCCCGACGACTTCCGCGCCGACTTCGGCCCGAATATCGTTAGCTGA
- a CDS encoding aldo/keto reductase, translated as MRYKLLGRSGLRVSELALGTMTFGQDWGWGCSQDEAKAMFDVFAQAGGNFIDTANRYTNGTSEQYVGEFIAVDRDHWVVATKYTLFDRHGDPSFSGNHRKNMVRSLESSLRRLKTDHIDLFWVHAWDFLTPVDEVMRGLDDLVRAGKVLYVGISDTPAWVVAQANTLAELRGWSPFVALQIRYSLADRAAERDLLPMARAFDLAVTPWSILGAGVLTGKYSGGGTVKGRASRWHKDERHLAIGDAVVEVAEAIGRSPSQVAINWVRQQPGLIIPLLGASSLAQLQDNLAALDFTLAPEQLHRLNEASKIDLGFPHDFLHGDEVRNLVTGGTFHQVDNHRR; from the coding sequence ATGCGTTACAAACTTCTGGGCCGCAGCGGCCTGCGCGTCTCGGAACTGGCCCTGGGCACCATGACCTTCGGCCAGGACTGGGGCTGGGGCTGCTCGCAAGACGAAGCCAAAGCCATGTTCGACGTCTTCGCCCAAGCGGGCGGCAACTTCATCGACACCGCCAATCGCTACACCAACGGCACCAGCGAGCAATATGTGGGCGAGTTCATTGCCGTCGACCGCGACCATTGGGTGGTAGCGACCAAATACACCCTCTTCGACCGCCACGGCGACCCCAGCTTTAGCGGCAACCATCGCAAGAACATGGTGCGTTCGCTGGAATCGAGCCTGCGCCGGCTGAAAACCGACCACATCGACCTCTTCTGGGTGCACGCCTGGGATTTTCTGACGCCGGTGGACGAGGTGATGCGCGGGTTGGATGACCTGGTGCGGGCGGGCAAGGTGCTGTATGTGGGCATCTCCGACACCCCGGCCTGGGTCGTCGCCCAGGCCAACACCCTGGCCGAGTTGCGCGGGTGGTCGCCGTTCGTGGCCTTGCAGATCCGCTACAGCCTGGCCGACCGCGCCGCCGAGCGCGACCTGCTGCCCATGGCCCGCGCCTTCGACCTGGCCGTAACGCCGTGGAGCATTCTGGGGGCGGGTGTGCTGACGGGCAAGTACAGCGGCGGGGGCACTGTCAAGGGCCGGGCCTCGCGCTGGCACAAGGACGAGCGTCACCTGGCCATCGGCGATGCCGTGGTCGAGGTGGCGGAGGCGATCGGGCGCAGCCCCTCGCAGGTGGCCATCAACTGGGTGCGCCAGCAGCCCGGCCTCATCATCCCGCTCTTGGGGGCCAGTTCGTTGGCGCAGTTGCAGGACAATCTGGCGGCGCTCGATTTCACCCTCGCCCCGGAACAACTCCACCGCTTGAATGAAGCCAGCAAGATCGACCTCGGCTTCCCGCACGATTTTCTGCACGGCGACGAAGTGCGCAACCTGGTCACGGGCGGCACCTTCCATCAGGTCGACAACCACCGGCGCTGA
- a CDS encoding MBL fold metallo-hydrolase produces MRITFLGGADEVGASSTLIEIGGKRILVDAGIRPSPKARWGLAGDQLPNLSQIDALGSLDAILVTHAHSDHTGALELVIARHPEAPVYATPPTISLTRVLHQDSRRIMQSRLDEEGELPLFDDVAVGQLMAAFVPVPFHTPVALSEGLAVTWFPAGHIAGAAMLGLESDEGNLLITGDISISPQRTVDGARPPAFRPDLVIIESTYGGRLHANRAVQERKLVETATEVTAAGGKVLIPAFALGRAQELLLILAEFQRRGEMPLIPVWADGMVRAVCQAYAGFSDYLPLALQERGTKFFEGAIRPVQSNQQRNALVWEPGSAVIVASSGMLAGGPSLSYARALAGNPQHAILLTGYQDEESPGRRLQEVAERGHGSIRLGKDKVDVRCRLATYSLSAHADEGQIVSLAETLDPEQIFLVHGDETARLSLKTALDRRGRIVHLPRAGQSFDFALSGPTRLHKTGRPDDLRTRQAELARQRRAAMTAFGEARGKWLLLKGDEPAPVRCLDLGRDHLWVEVAPGLEQSIYPEEVLAVLGEAAPTAADLAPYRPQGLAPAIMEPNQALAAANQTFPPAARLRKCGYRLDQHVLTLTFDFPDAARVQFNQEIARLQTTTGWRVEVGSEANQLALNALVREVLPASVQIVKGPAIHRDGKRVAVSLEPATPEDWQMLAAGREQFGERFRSVSGYDLEITLVEASVASASAGPSPGAAYGRWEINAAYAVLRADLEGSSLYRTSLKDGEIILSFISRQVGERFQARIDALEQEIGWPLRINPQPNQGAISEAAMALLAHAGWTAAKGPSIYPDRGEVAVVLAQAPDDAASTEIVAAFEQQTGFRLLLSSAGPVLAPPRAANPDTVMIPLARIRLRSHQQSLTLDPDKVTKAIERARRLGINPPIQVTRLSDGYLLDDGLYRLAAARALGMEVAPAVVR; encoded by the coding sequence ATGAGAATCACGTTTCTTGGCGGCGCCGACGAAGTAGGCGCCAGCAGCACCCTGATCGAGATCGGCGGCAAACGCATCCTCGTCGATGCCGGCATTCGACCCTCGCCCAAGGCGCGCTGGGGGCTTGCCGGCGACCAGCTTCCCAACCTGAGCCAGATCGACGCCCTGGGCAGCCTGGACGCCATCCTGGTGACGCACGCCCACAGCGACCACACCGGCGCCCTGGAACTCGTGATCGCCCGCCACCCCGAAGCGCCCGTCTACGCCACCCCACCCACCATCAGCCTCACCCGCGTCCTCCACCAAGACTCGCGACGGATCATGCAATCGCGGCTGGACGAGGAGGGCGAGCTGCCGCTGTTCGACGATGTGGCCGTGGGCCAGCTCATGGCCGCCTTCGTCCCCGTCCCCTTTCACACCCCCGTGGCTCTGAGCGAGGGGTTGGCCGTGACCTGGTTTCCGGCCGGGCACATCGCAGGCGCCGCCATGCTGGGGTTGGAAAGCGACGAGGGCAACCTGCTCATCACCGGCGATATCTCGATCTCGCCGCAGCGCACCGTGGATGGGGCCAGACCGCCTGCGTTTCGGCCCGACCTGGTGATCATCGAGAGCACCTACGGCGGCCGTCTCCACGCCAACCGCGCCGTGCAGGAGCGCAAGCTGGTCGAAACCGCAACCGAAGTCACGGCTGCAGGCGGCAAGGTGCTGATCCCGGCCTTTGCCCTCGGCCGCGCCCAGGAACTGCTGCTCATCCTGGCTGAGTTCCAGCGTCGCGGCGAAATGCCGCTCATCCCGGTCTGGGCCGACGGCATGGTGCGGGCCGTCTGCCAGGCCTATGCCGGCTTCAGCGACTATCTGCCCCTGGCGCTGCAAGAACGGGGGACGAAATTCTTCGAGGGCGCCATCCGCCCGGTGCAAAGTAACCAGCAGCGCAACGCCCTGGTCTGGGAGCCGGGGTCGGCGGTCATCGTCGCCAGCTCCGGGATGTTGGCGGGCGGGCCGTCGCTCTCTTATGCGCGGGCTTTGGCCGGAAATCCTCAACACGCCATCTTGCTCACCGGCTACCAGGACGAGGAATCGCCTGGACGGCGGCTGCAAGAGGTGGCCGAGCGCGGGCATGGCTCGATCCGCCTGGGTAAAGACAAGGTAGATGTCCGCTGTCGTCTGGCCACCTATTCGCTTTCGGCCCACGCCGACGAGGGCCAGATCGTCAGCCTGGCCGAGACCCTCGACCCCGAGCAGATCTTCCTCGTCCACGGCGACGAGACCGCCCGTCTCAGCCTGAAGACGGCCCTCGACCGGCGCGGGCGCATCGTCCACCTGCCTCGCGCCGGGCAGAGCTTCGATTTCGCCCTTTCCGGCCCGACCCGGCTGCACAAGACCGGCCGGCCCGACGACCTCCGCACCCGCCAGGCTGAGCTTGCCCGCCAACGCCGCGCTGCCATGACCGCTTTTGGCGAGGCGCGCGGCAAATGGCTGTTGCTCAAAGGCGATGAACCAGCGCCGGTCCGCTGTCTTGACCTCGGTCGCGACCATCTGTGGGTGGAGGTGGCGCCAGGGCTGGAGCAGAGCATCTACCCGGAGGAGGTGTTGGCGGTACTGGGCGAAGCCGCGCCCACCGCCGCCGACCTGGCGCCCTACCGCCCGCAGGGTCTGGCCCCGGCCATCATGGAGCCGAACCAGGCCCTGGCTGCGGCCAATCAGACGTTTCCACCCGCCGCCCGCCTGCGCAAGTGCGGCTACCGGCTCGACCAGCATGTGCTGACCCTGACCTTTGATTTTCCTGACGCCGCTCGCGTCCAGTTCAATCAGGAGATCGCTCGCCTTCAAACCACCACCGGCTGGCGCGTTGAAGTAGGCTCGGAAGCTAACCAGCTTGCTCTCAACGCCCTGGTACGCGAAGTGTTGCCCGCGAGCGTCCAAATCGTCAAAGGCCCGGCCATTCACCGCGATGGGAAGCGGGTGGCGGTCAGCCTGGAGCCGGCCACCCCGGAAGATTGGCAGATGCTGGCCGCGGGCAGAGAGCAGTTCGGCGAACGCTTCCGCTCCGTCAGCGGTTACGACCTGGAGATCACGCTCGTCGAAGCATCCGTTGCCTCGGCCTCCGCCGGTCCATCCCCCGGCGCCGCCTACGGTCGTTGGGAGATCAACGCCGCCTACGCCGTCCTACGCGCCGATCTGGAAGGCAGCAGCCTTTATCGCACCAGCCTGAAAGACGGGGAGATCATCCTCTCATTCATCTCTCGGCAGGTCGGCGAACGTTTTCAAGCAAGAATCGACGCCCTGGAGCAAGAAATCGGTTGGCCGCTGCGCATCAACCCGCAGCCCAACCAGGGGGCCATCAGCGAGGCAGCGATGGCGCTGTTGGCGCATGCCGGCTGGACGGCCGCCAAAGGGCCGAGCATCTACCCCGACCGAGGCGAGGTGGCAGTCGTCCTGGCCCAGGCGCCGGACGACGCCGCCAGCACGGAGATAGTGGCTGCCTTCGAGCAGCAGACCGGCTTCCGTCTGCTCCTAAGCTCCGCCGGCCCTGTTCTGGCCCCGCCGCGGGCGGCGAACCCCGATACCGTGATGATCCCCCTTGCCCGCATCCGCCTACGGTCTCATCAACAGTCGCTGACCCTCGACCCCGACAAAGTGACCAAAGCCATCGAGCGCGCCCGGCGGCTGGGCATCAACCCGCCCATCCAGGTCACCCGCCTGAGCGACGGCTACCTGCTCGACGATGGCCTCTACCGGCTGGCGGCAGCGCGGGCGTTGGG